AATAAAATCGACGCGCTCGAAAAAGACGGCGGAAGACTTGCCGAACTGCGCGCGCAATTTCCCGATTCTCTGTCCATAAGCGCAAAAGAAAAGACGGGCTTCGACGAACTCGGCGATAAAATTGCGGGCGCACTGTTCGGAAAACGCTGCGAATGCGTACTGCCTCAGGACAAAAGCCCGCTCCTTGCCGGCATACGCAAAAGCGGCCGCATTTTAAGCGAGCAATGGCTCGAAGACGGCGTACACGTAACGGCCTATGTACGCGGGAAATCACTTGCCCTCATCGCGCCGTATCTGGTAGAGTAACGTATGCAATCGATATTAAATCGCGTGCTCGCCGTCATCGCTTCTCTTTTGGCGGCGGCGATCGTCATCGGAACGCTCGTGTCGTTCGCGCTGAAAAAAGCGCACCCCGGAAAAAATATCCGCACTCCCGACCCGTCCCCGCTTGCCGTTTCGTCGATGAGCGCGCCCGACAACACAAAGCTCGACGCCTTTACCGGACTCGGAAGGCTGCGCGCGGCGACAAAGCCCGATCCGAAAAAAGCGGCCGGCGGAACTCCCCTCGTCGTCACTCCGTGGTTTCCCTATCCCGCAGGCGACAGGGCTTTTTACGAAGAGCTTTCGCAAAAAAGCACGATCATGAGAGCCGTCATCACGGAATATTTTTCAAAGTACACGGAAGACGAACTGCTCTCACGCGGTGAAGAAAAA
This Treponema socranskii subsp. buccale DNA region includes the following protein-coding sequences:
- a CDS encoding flagellar basal body-associated FliL family protein codes for the protein MQSILNRVLAVIASLLAAAIVIGTLVSFALKKAHPGKNIRTPDPSPLAVSSMSAPDNTKLDAFTGLGRLRAATKPDPKKAAGGTPLVVTPWFPYPAGDRAFYEELSQKSTIMRAVITEYFSKYTEDELLSRGEEKIKADLLAALNERLSLNKIQAIYFSDYLFIE